One window of the Agrobacterium larrymoorei genome contains the following:
- a CDS encoding transporter substrate-binding domain-containing protein: MKPRASAKALLIGTVFAALLSSTAGAADLLEKIKSDKVFTVATEARFAPFEFVEDGKIVGYSADIMAEVMKALPDVKLKRLDLPWQGILPGLAAGRFDYVVTSVTVTPERMKAYHLSTPIADATMAILKRKGDAAITKPEDIAGKAVGSQAGSAQLAALETFAGKLKDNGGPVTISTYTDFSEAYADLGAGRIQAVVNSLPNLLEAARQRPDAFEVVLPTFGPKTYFSWAGRNDADSESLNALIDGELVKLNKSGKLAELQTKWFGAPMQLPDVLPAAE; encoded by the coding sequence ATGAAACCTAGAGCCTCCGCCAAAGCACTCCTGATCGGCACCGTATTTGCTGCGCTTCTCTCTTCGACCGCTGGCGCCGCGGACCTTCTTGAAAAAATCAAATCCGACAAAGTCTTCACGGTGGCCACCGAGGCCCGCTTCGCACCCTTCGAATTCGTGGAGGACGGAAAGATCGTCGGCTACTCCGCCGACATCATGGCTGAAGTCATGAAGGCATTGCCGGACGTCAAGCTCAAGCGTCTCGATCTGCCTTGGCAGGGCATTCTTCCAGGCCTCGCTGCCGGCCGTTTTGATTATGTCGTGACCTCCGTTACCGTCACGCCGGAACGCATGAAGGCCTACCATCTTTCAACGCCGATTGCCGATGCGACCATGGCCATTCTGAAGCGCAAGGGCGATGCGGCCATCACCAAGCCGGAAGACATCGCCGGCAAGGCTGTCGGATCCCAGGCAGGCTCCGCACAGCTGGCAGCGCTCGAAACCTTCGCCGGGAAACTGAAGGACAATGGCGGCCCGGTTACGATCTCCACCTATACCGACTTTTCGGAAGCCTATGCCGATCTCGGCGCCGGTCGGATCCAGGCGGTCGTGAACTCGCTTCCCAATCTGCTGGAGGCCGCCCGTCAACGTCCCGATGCCTTCGAAGTCGTGCTGCCGACCTTCGGCCCCAAGACCTATTTCTCTTGGGCGGGTCGTAACGACGCGGACAGTGAGTCCCTCAACGCGCTGATCGATGGCGAACTCGTCAAGCTGAACAAATCCGGCAAGCTTGCCGAGTTGCAGACGAAGTGGTTCGGCGCGCCGATGCAGCTTCCGGACGTTCTTCCTGCGGCCGAATAA
- the speB gene encoding agmatinase, which produces MTAHGYDNGRLNLPFVGISTFAKSPYVENWDKIDADVAILGAPFDFGTQWRSGARFGPRSIREASTLFAFGHAGAYDHEDDVTYLEGVRMVDLGDADIVHTDTVKSHANIEFGVRKILAAGALPVVLGGDHSINIPCINAFSEQEPIHVVQFDAHLDFVDERHGVRFGHGSPLRRASEKPWVTGMTQLGIRNVSSTAKEGYDYARAQGSDILSVRQIRKLGVDAVLARIPAGKRYYLTIDIDGFDPSIAPGTGTPSHGGFIYYEVLELIAGLAKQGTIVGVDLVEVAPDYDHTGSTAILAAQLLLNTIGRVFAPMPS; this is translated from the coding sequence ATGACAGCCCACGGCTATGACAATGGACGGTTAAACCTGCCTTTCGTTGGCATCTCCACCTTCGCCAAAAGTCCCTATGTGGAGAACTGGGACAAGATCGACGCCGATGTTGCCATCCTCGGCGCACCATTCGATTTTGGAACCCAGTGGCGTTCCGGCGCACGCTTCGGGCCGCGCAGCATTCGCGAAGCCTCGACGCTTTTTGCTTTCGGTCACGCTGGCGCCTACGATCATGAGGATGACGTCACCTATCTTGAAGGTGTTCGCATGGTCGACTTGGGTGACGCGGACATCGTTCATACCGACACGGTGAAAAGCCATGCCAATATCGAGTTTGGCGTGCGCAAGATTCTAGCGGCTGGCGCACTGCCGGTCGTGCTCGGCGGTGACCACTCGATCAACATCCCCTGCATCAATGCCTTCAGCGAGCAGGAACCGATCCATGTCGTGCAGTTTGACGCCCACCTCGATTTTGTCGATGAGCGCCATGGCGTTCGCTTCGGCCATGGCAGCCCGCTGCGCCGCGCCTCGGAAAAGCCCTGGGTGACCGGCATGACCCAACTCGGCATCCGCAACGTCTCCTCGACGGCCAAGGAAGGTTACGATTACGCCCGCGCCCAGGGCTCGGACATTCTCTCGGTCCGCCAGATCCGCAAGCTTGGTGTCGATGCTGTTCTGGCTCGTATTCCAGCAGGCAAGAGATATTATTTGACGATCGATATCGATGGCTTCGATCCCTCGATTGCACCCGGAACCGGCACGCCCAGCCATGGCGGCTTCATCTATTATGAGGTGCTGGAGCTTATCGCAGGGCTCGCCAAACAAGGAACGATCGTCGGCGTCGATCTGGTGGAAGTGGCACCCGATTACGATCACACCGGTTCAACCGCGATCCTGGCCGCGCAGCTGCTGCTGAACACCATTGGAAGAGTGTTTGCGCCGATGCCGTCCTGA
- a CDS encoding amino acid ABC transporter ATP-binding protein — MTRPAAISVRGLEKRFGDKTVLQGIDLDIQDGDVTCIIGPSGSGKSTLLRSLAFLDAYDAGEVHIFGKMLGWRDTPLGREKAGYRELTDARSPIGMVFQHFHLWPHLKVLDNVTLALRLAHGLSRAIAEDVGREMLSKVGLLSFADRWPESLSGGQKQRVAIARALAVKPKVMLFDEPTSALDPELVGEVLSVMKSLASEGMTMVIVTHEMGFAAHVANRVVFMDAGRIVEEGAPKVVFATPKSDRLSQFLETWRERAI, encoded by the coding sequence ATGACGAGACCGGCAGCGATTTCCGTTCGCGGACTTGAGAAGCGGTTTGGCGATAAGACCGTTTTGCAGGGCATTGATCTTGATATTCAGGATGGCGACGTGACCTGCATCATCGGGCCTTCCGGGTCCGGTAAAAGCACCTTGCTGCGCTCGCTTGCCTTTCTCGACGCCTATGATGCGGGCGAGGTCCACATCTTTGGCAAGATGCTGGGATGGCGAGACACACCGCTTGGGCGCGAAAAGGCAGGCTACAGGGAATTGACCGATGCCCGCAGCCCGATCGGAATGGTCTTCCAGCATTTCCACCTGTGGCCGCACTTGAAGGTGCTCGACAACGTGACACTCGCTTTGCGACTGGCACACGGCTTGTCACGCGCCATTGCTGAAGACGTCGGCCGCGAAATGTTAAGCAAGGTCGGCCTTCTGTCCTTTGCCGACCGCTGGCCGGAGAGCCTCTCCGGCGGACAGAAACAGCGCGTTGCCATCGCCAGAGCCTTGGCCGTAAAGCCGAAGGTGATGCTCTTCGATGAACCGACCTCGGCACTGGACCCCGAACTCGTCGGTGAGGTCCTCTCGGTGATGAAATCGCTCGCATCGGAAGGAATGACGATGGTGATTGTCACCCATGAAATGGGTTTTGCCGCACATGTCGCCAATCGCGTCGTCTTCATGGATGCCGGCAGAATAGTCGAAGAGGGCGCGCCGAAGGTGGTCTTCGCCACGCCTAAAAGCGACCGTCTCTCCCAATTTCTGGAAACCTGGCGCGAACGCGCGATTTGA
- a CDS encoding extracellular solute-binding protein: MKIKLLLACLGFLAGAFILALTPARAADAVCYNCPPEWANWGQMLKNIKTDLGIDIPGDNKNSGQAIAQIIAEKASPVADIAYLGINAGISAASQDLVAAWKPARFNEIPNGLKDPEGRWWTVHQGTLGFFVNVDALNGAPAPACWADLLKPEYNGLVGYLDPTSAAVGYVSSVAANSALGGTLENFSPAIDFFKKLAANGAIVTKQTSYARVVSGEIPVLLDYDFNAYRAKYTEKGKFAFVIPCEGTVSFPYVMTLVKGAPHMDAAKKVLDYLLSDKGQLFWTTAYLRPAIPVEMPKDIADRFLPASDYQRAKAIDWAKAQAAQKAYSERYLAEVR; this comes from the coding sequence ATGAAAATTAAACTCCTCCTGGCCTGCCTCGGCTTTCTGGCAGGCGCCTTCATTCTTGCGCTGACGCCCGCGCGCGCAGCAGACGCCGTTTGTTACAACTGCCCGCCCGAATGGGCGAACTGGGGTCAGATGCTGAAAAACATCAAGACCGATCTCGGCATAGACATCCCTGGCGACAACAAGAATTCCGGCCAGGCGATTGCCCAGATCATCGCCGAAAAGGCAAGCCCCGTGGCCGATATCGCCTATCTCGGCATCAATGCCGGCATTTCTGCAGCGAGCCAGGATCTCGTGGCAGCCTGGAAGCCAGCGCGTTTCAATGAAATTCCGAATGGCCTGAAGGACCCGGAGGGCCGCTGGTGGACGGTGCACCAGGGTACGCTCGGCTTTTTCGTCAATGTCGATGCGCTGAACGGCGCGCCGGCTCCGGCCTGCTGGGCCGACCTTTTGAAGCCGGAATATAACGGTCTTGTCGGCTATCTCGACCCGACCTCCGCCGCTGTCGGTTATGTTTCTTCCGTCGCCGCCAACTCTGCGCTCGGCGGTACGCTCGAGAATTTCTCCCCTGCCATCGACTTCTTCAAGAAGCTTGCCGCCAACGGTGCCATCGTCACCAAGCAGACTTCCTATGCCCGCGTCGTTTCCGGCGAGATTCCGGTTCTGCTCGACTATGACTTCAATGCCTATCGCGCCAAATATACCGAAAAAGGCAAGTTCGCCTTCGTCATTCCTTGCGAAGGCACCGTCAGCTTTCCCTATGTCATGACGCTGGTCAAAGGCGCACCGCATATGGACGCCGCAAAAAAGGTCCTCGACTATCTGCTCTCCGACAAGGGCCAGCTCTTCTGGACGACGGCCTATCTTCGCCCGGCCATTCCGGTGGAGATGCCGAAGGATATCGCCGACAGGTTCCTGCCAGCAAGCGACTATCAGCGTGCCAAGGCTATCGACTGGGCGAAGGCGCAGGCAGCACAGAAGGCGTATTCCGAGCGCTATCTCGCGGAAGTCCGCTAA
- a CDS encoding AI-2E family transporter, whose product MNRSSALTAPTLSGRTIFILIGVAVILYVGQEVFIPLALALLLTFTLAPIVSFLRKRRVPKIAAVLMAVASAFLVIAAFGFIVAGQVANLADNIPTYQRNIVAKVQALSHAGSGNGILEHVSKVVERIGSEMQDTAEESKEDAASQSTRRDPMPVEIITRSNPVQTLGNFILPLISPFATAGLVIVLVIFMLLEREELRDRFIRLVGLGDLHRTTAALQDAGKRVGKYLLMQLVVNALYALPIAIGLWLLGIPNAILWGLLTLVLRFVPYIGPVIGMILPLFLALAIAPGWSLVAWVAALFIVTELVSNNVVEPWLYGSHTGLSPLAIIVSAIFWSWLWGPVGLMLSTPLTVCLVVLGRHVPQFGFLDVLLGNEPVLQPQEKLYQRLLAGDPNEATDNAEDFLEDEYLLDYYEHVGFPALKLGEMDRQRGVMTEAQIALFASTTQTLIGNLAEIAIEEEAEQDPSETEAATLEETAESRELPKVEHKSVLCIGGRGVMDDAAASMIAQVLAIEGATVSQAEHSIVSGTTINLLRLTEIDTVVIAFLNAGSKAHARQAVRRLKRQKPSLRVGIVMPGVDGDGESSVAAQDIDADFVATGIRDAVRGALSDGDAVAIRVTKRVGRARERKMNPLVA is encoded by the coding sequence TTGAATAGATCGAGCGCGCTCACGGCGCCGACCCTATCGGGTCGGACGATCTTCATCCTCATCGGCGTCGCGGTTATTCTGTATGTCGGGCAGGAGGTGTTCATTCCCCTTGCGCTCGCCCTATTGCTGACCTTCACGCTTGCCCCGATCGTAAGCTTTCTGCGCAAGCGCCGCGTTCCGAAAATCGCTGCCGTCCTCATGGCGGTGGCGAGCGCCTTTCTGGTTATCGCGGCCTTCGGCTTCATCGTCGCAGGGCAGGTTGCCAATTTGGCGGATAATATTCCGACCTATCAGCGCAACATTGTCGCCAAGGTGCAGGCGCTGAGCCACGCTGGGTCCGGCAACGGGATACTCGAGCATGTTAGCAAGGTCGTTGAGCGCATCGGCTCGGAGATGCAGGACACTGCCGAGGAGAGCAAGGAAGACGCGGCCTCACAATCCACCAGGCGGGACCCGATGCCCGTCGAAATTATCACGCGCTCCAATCCGGTTCAGACGCTCGGAAACTTCATCCTGCCGCTGATCAGCCCATTCGCGACGGCGGGTCTTGTCATCGTCCTCGTAATCTTCATGCTGCTGGAGCGTGAGGAACTACGCGACAGGTTTATCCGCCTCGTTGGGCTCGGCGATTTGCACCGCACGACGGCAGCGCTTCAGGATGCCGGAAAGCGCGTCGGTAAGTATCTCCTGATGCAGCTTGTCGTAAACGCGCTTTATGCTCTTCCGATCGCAATCGGATTGTGGCTGCTCGGTATTCCGAACGCCATTCTGTGGGGATTGCTGACGCTTGTTTTGCGTTTCGTACCCTATATCGGTCCGGTGATCGGCATGATCTTGCCGCTGTTCCTTGCGCTGGCGATTGCGCCCGGATGGTCGCTCGTCGCGTGGGTTGCAGCACTTTTCATCGTCACGGAACTGGTGAGCAACAACGTCGTCGAGCCTTGGCTTTATGGAAGTCATACCGGCCTCTCGCCGCTTGCGATCATCGTTTCGGCGATCTTTTGGTCATGGCTCTGGGGACCAGTCGGATTGATGCTGTCCACACCCCTTACCGTCTGCCTCGTGGTGCTTGGACGGCATGTCCCACAGTTTGGCTTTCTGGATGTTCTTCTCGGGAACGAGCCCGTTCTGCAACCGCAGGAGAAGCTTTATCAGAGACTTCTTGCCGGGGACCCAAACGAAGCGACCGATAACGCGGAAGATTTTCTCGAAGATGAGTATCTCCTCGATTATTACGAGCACGTCGGATTTCCGGCTTTGAAGCTTGGCGAGATGGATCGGCAGCGTGGCGTGATGACGGAAGCGCAAATTGCCCTTTTTGCGTCCACGACCCAGACGCTGATCGGCAACCTCGCAGAGATAGCGATCGAGGAAGAGGCGGAACAGGATCCCTCAGAAACCGAGGCGGCGACGCTGGAAGAGACCGCTGAAAGCCGCGAACTGCCCAAGGTCGAGCACAAATCGGTGCTCTGCATCGGCGGCAGGGGCGTGATGGACGACGCGGCCGCTTCGATGATTGCGCAAGTTCTCGCCATTGAGGGGGCGACGGTCTCTCAAGCCGAACATTCCATAGTCAGCGGCACGACCATCAACCTTCTTCGCCTTACAGAGATCGATACCGTCGTCATCGCATTTCTGAATGCGGGGTCCAAGGCCCACGCCCGTCAAGCGGTGCGTCGCCTCAAGCGGCAGAAGCCGTCGCTACGCGTTGGGATCGTCATGCCAGGTGTCGACGGAGACGGAGAAAGCTCGGTGGCGGCGCAGGACATCGATGCCGATTTCGTCGCGACGGGCATTCGTGATGCTGTCCGAGGCGCTCTTTCGGATGGCGATGCCGTTGCGATAAGGGTTACGAAACGCGTCGGGCGGGCTAGGGAAAGAAAAATGAACCCGCTCGTAGCGTAA
- a CDS encoding diguanylate cyclase domain-containing protein, translated as MALHTDDLMALAQQPLNDLSAHAREALGDESKTQLLFEEMLHVVKTSPLLRSLAYADAQGRLLQSTFAANSAGIDLSNREYFQFHKANVSTQARFGLPSQSQTNGRWFLPISQRIDNPDGSLAGVMIATIDMDHFSHFIETFGVNEENAFALLREDGAILLRLPMDLKAMGANIADSALYRDEIMKKLRGNYEYVSRFDGAKRISGFYRSPETGVTAIAAQTKDSIFADWLKQSKYPWLSIVLAYLIGTAMAVRWIRQIELREIWDQKVAAREAEFRLIANASTDVIEKISLAGIRQYVSPAAERIFEQSTESVIGTSVLDNRDDQTRSTWEQALAKVRLGSSTESILYRHQRMDGTTIWLESVISCVRADDSNEPDGIVVITRDVTRHQMMKQELNALATTDELTRLFNKRYFNTQLSAMLTAARADQQSVSLILLDLDRFKVYNDTYGHLAGDCALRDVAAVIPSQLIGTGGLAARYGGEELVVLLPNIGAEETARIAENIRKAVAALNIAHAENLPWGHVTVSCGYATALPSQSLSENDLIAQADRALYRAKAAGRNQSQDCEDNGERKRVRSRS; from the coding sequence ATGGCGCTTCATACCGACGACTTGATGGCGCTTGCTCAGCAACCGCTCAACGACCTGTCTGCTCACGCTAGAGAGGCGCTCGGCGACGAAAGCAAAACCCAACTGCTGTTTGAGGAGATGCTGCACGTCGTCAAGACTTCCCCCTTGCTGCGCAGCCTGGCCTATGCCGATGCGCAAGGCCGCTTGCTCCAATCGACGTTTGCCGCGAATTCCGCAGGCATAGATCTCTCCAACCGCGAATATTTCCAGTTCCACAAAGCGAATGTGTCAACGCAAGCGCGCTTCGGCCTCCCCTCTCAAAGCCAGACAAATGGCCGGTGGTTCCTTCCGATCAGCCAGCGGATAGACAATCCTGACGGAAGCTTGGCGGGTGTTATGATCGCAACCATCGACATGGATCATTTCTCCCATTTCATTGAAACATTCGGGGTGAACGAGGAGAATGCCTTTGCCCTGCTGCGCGAGGATGGCGCCATTCTTCTTCGCCTGCCGATGGACCTCAAGGCGATGGGTGCAAACATCGCTGACAGTGCGCTTTATCGCGATGAGATCATGAAGAAGCTGCGCGGCAATTACGAATATGTCTCGCGTTTCGATGGCGCAAAGCGCATCAGCGGGTTCTATCGCAGCCCTGAGACGGGCGTAACGGCGATCGCCGCACAGACCAAGGACTCTATTTTTGCCGACTGGCTGAAGCAGTCAAAATATCCTTGGCTCAGCATCGTTCTCGCCTACTTGATCGGTACCGCCATGGCCGTCCGGTGGATCAGGCAGATCGAACTCCGGGAGATCTGGGATCAGAAAGTCGCCGCACGCGAAGCTGAATTCCGCCTTATCGCCAATGCCTCAACCGACGTGATTGAAAAGATTTCCCTGGCGGGCATCCGGCAGTATGTATCACCTGCCGCGGAGAGAATATTCGAGCAGAGTACCGAAAGCGTGATTGGCACGAGTGTGCTGGATAACCGGGATGATCAGACCAGATCCACATGGGAGCAAGCCCTGGCCAAGGTGCGGTTGGGATCCTCAACGGAATCAATCCTCTATCGACACCAGCGGATGGATGGAACCACGATCTGGCTGGAGAGCGTCATCTCCTGCGTTCGGGCTGATGATAGCAACGAACCTGACGGAATCGTCGTCATTACACGCGACGTCACCCGCCATCAGATGATGAAGCAGGAGCTGAATGCACTGGCAACGACGGACGAGTTGACGCGTCTGTTCAACAAGCGTTACTTCAATACCCAACTGAGCGCCATGCTGACGGCGGCACGCGCAGATCAGCAGTCGGTTTCGCTCATCCTGCTCGATCTCGACCGCTTCAAGGTCTACAACGACACCTACGGACATCTGGCCGGCGATTGCGCGCTACGCGATGTCGCCGCCGTCATCCCTTCGCAGCTCATCGGGACCGGCGGTCTTGCGGCCCGTTACGGTGGCGAAGAGCTGGTCGTTCTGCTGCCAAATATAGGTGCCGAAGAAACCGCGAGAATAGCCGAGAATATCCGTAAGGCGGTTGCCGCGTTGAATATCGCGCATGCTGAAAATTTGCCATGGGGTCATGTGACCGTTTCTTGCGGCTATGCGACGGCGCTTCCCTCGCAATCGCTGTCCGAGAACGACTTGATCGCTCAGGCAGACCGGGCGCTATACCGGGCCAAAGCCGCAGGACGCAACCAGTCGCAAGATTGTGAAGACAACGGCGAGCGGAAACGCGTGAGATCGAGATCGTGA
- a CDS encoding amino acid ABC transporter permease: MTGFITDLPLYLAGLLTTITVSACGVAIAILFGVLLATGLRSGYRPIALVTRAYVEFARGAPLALLLFLLYYGGPQVGLLLSPYVAGIFGLGIYGAGPFAEIFRAGLNAVPEGEREAAEMLGLTRGQRFLHVELPQAVRLTLPPCVGQAIALLKESAVLSVITLGELTKVAGTISSISFTVVTPYLTIALLYWALVEILSKSGRALERRFALRGS, from the coding sequence ATGACCGGCTTTATCACTGATCTGCCGCTCTATCTTGCCGGACTGCTTACGACCATCACGGTTTCGGCATGCGGCGTCGCAATCGCCATCCTGTTTGGCGTCTTGCTCGCCACCGGCCTGCGGAGCGGTTATCGTCCAATTGCCCTTGTAACCAGAGCCTATGTGGAGTTCGCTCGGGGCGCGCCCCTCGCGCTCCTGCTTTTCCTGCTCTATTACGGCGGTCCGCAGGTTGGGCTTTTGCTCAGTCCCTATGTGGCAGGTATCTTTGGACTTGGCATCTATGGTGCCGGACCATTCGCCGAAATTTTCCGCGCCGGTCTGAACGCCGTTCCCGAGGGAGAACGCGAAGCCGCAGAAATGCTGGGTCTGACACGCGGACAACGCTTCCTGCACGTCGAACTGCCCCAAGCGGTACGGCTGACACTCCCCCCCTGCGTGGGCCAGGCGATCGCGCTTTTGAAAGAGTCGGCTGTTCTTTCGGTGATCACACTTGGAGAGCTGACGAAAGTGGCGGGAACGATCAGCTCGATCAGCTTCACGGTGGTCACGCCCTACCTCACCATCGCCCTCCTCTACTGGGCTCTTGTTGAAATTCTGTCGAAGTCCGGTCGCGCTCTGGAGCGCCGCTTCGCGTTAAGAGGTTCCTGA
- a CDS encoding substrate-binding domain-containing protein: MVRTPANIRDVAARAGCSIATVSRVATGNGPVSVAMQKKVVDAALTLGFPLAPPSAARRPVLGVLLPSLTNPVFAGALAGIEHCARTNDLSIIIGQSNYRADEEMAVIAALIAERPMGLIMTVCDPATSDVFATVARQGIPAATVYNEGVPDGFGSVSVDNRAAMRELTEKLLNLGHRSILFVGGRFASSDRAINRYRGYCDAMKAAGCQPFAALEVDFIDATEDVDLTTALDKRHPTAIVVSNDLLALTVIASLRRSGLRVPQDVSVTGFDGIDLARHISPRLTTIVQPSRTMGVLAASMVLDIAAGRRHPAHIRANFTFACGETIEEAKPHPRTQSSSSSTNQEPHSHEN; this comes from the coding sequence ATGGTTCGAACGCCCGCAAATATTCGCGATGTCGCCGCACGTGCCGGCTGCTCCATCGCCACCGTCAGCCGTGTTGCGACAGGCAACGGTCCTGTCAGCGTTGCCATGCAGAAAAAGGTGGTGGATGCGGCGCTGACCCTTGGCTTTCCCCTTGCCCCGCCGTCGGCTGCGCGCCGGCCTGTCCTCGGCGTTCTCCTTCCCAGTCTCACCAATCCGGTCTTTGCCGGTGCGCTCGCCGGCATCGAACATTGCGCTCGCACCAACGATCTCTCGATCATCATCGGACAATCCAACTATCGGGCCGACGAGGAAATGGCCGTCATTGCCGCTTTGATTGCCGAGCGCCCCATGGGGCTCATCATGACGGTCTGCGATCCCGCAACGAGTGATGTGTTCGCCACTGTGGCCCGACAGGGCATCCCTGCCGCTACCGTCTATAATGAGGGCGTGCCGGACGGTTTCGGCTCCGTTTCGGTCGATAACCGGGCGGCGATGCGTGAGCTCACGGAAAAGCTGCTGAACCTCGGCCATCGTTCCATCTTGTTCGTCGGTGGCCGGTTTGCATCCTCGGATCGCGCGATCAATCGTTATCGAGGCTATTGCGATGCGATGAAGGCCGCCGGTTGTCAGCCCTTCGCGGCCTTGGAGGTGGACTTTATCGACGCGACCGAAGACGTCGATTTGACCACTGCCCTGGACAAGCGTCATCCGACGGCGATCGTCGTTTCGAACGATCTACTCGCCCTCACGGTGATCGCTTCTTTGCGGCGTTCGGGTCTGCGCGTGCCGCAGGATGTCTCGGTGACCGGCTTCGATGGCATAGATCTCGCCCGACACATCTCGCCAAGATTGACAACGATTGTCCAACCCTCCCGCACCATGGGTGTCCTGGCGGCCTCCATGGTGCTCGATATCGCCGCGGGGCGGCGGCATCCGGCCCATATCCGGGCTAACTTCACCTTCGCTTGCGGCGAAACGATCGAAGAGGCCAAACCCCATCCACGCACCCAATCTTCTTCTTCCTCAACGAACCAGGAACCTCACTCCCATGAAAATTAA
- a CDS encoding amino acid ABC transporter permease, translating to MERTAAHIWPALLDGLTITLTISLTALLFGAPLALLLAAAARGGRWTRIPAGFYLSFWRGTPILVQLLITFYILPFLGLELEPIVAATLALALNTAAFQSEIYRAGLQAIPKGEIEAAKMLGLTPFAIFLNIEVPQAVRAMLPALVGEMQALVKNSSLVSVIAVTDLTRRAQQVASSTFRPLDAYASALVLYVTVGILIAALGLMIERRLSRRGQNS from the coding sequence ATGGAAAGGACAGCCGCACATATCTGGCCTGCGCTTCTCGATGGCCTCACCATCACCTTGACGATCAGTCTGACGGCGCTTCTCTTCGGCGCGCCGTTGGCTCTCCTGCTGGCCGCCGCCGCGCGAGGCGGACGATGGACGCGCATTCCGGCGGGGTTTTACCTTTCCTTCTGGCGCGGAACACCGATCCTCGTACAACTCTTGATCACCTTCTACATCCTTCCATTCCTCGGGCTGGAGCTTGAGCCGATCGTTGCGGCCACCTTGGCCCTGGCGCTCAATACGGCGGCGTTCCAGTCGGAGATCTACCGGGCAGGGCTTCAGGCCATACCGAAAGGCGAGATTGAGGCCGCGAAAATGCTGGGCCTCACGCCTTTCGCGATCTTTCTCAACATCGAGGTCCCTCAGGCTGTACGGGCTATGTTGCCAGCGCTGGTGGGAGAAATGCAGGCTCTGGTCAAGAACTCCTCGCTCGTCTCGGTCATCGCCGTGACGGATTTGACCCGCCGCGCCCAACAGGTCGCGTCCTCCACGTTCCGCCCCCTGGACGCCTATGCCTCCGCTCTCGTTCTTTACGTGACAGTCGGCATCCTTATCGCCGCGTTGGGACTGATGATCGAAAGACGCCTGTCACGTCGGGGTCAAAATTCATGA
- a CDS encoding LysR family transcriptional regulator encodes MHLAQSDLRSLTVFRAVVEHKSFLGAQITLGLSQSAVSFHIKALEDRLGYKLCRRGRGGFELTDRGAIVYEQSKSLFLALNAFESEIGTLKNRITGTLRLGLVDNTITDADLPIHRIIARISERAPEARLELVIDSPDALLSEIANGGLDIAILPETEPYQSLKLSRLRDEIHSLYCAKGHPLFTADEADISVQRVEGFDFVVRPYANMRELQYFPRARAKASASNMEAQAMFVMSGRYLGYLPDHYAADWVQKGIFRALLPKEARINSPFIIATRLGEKPSTILDFFIRELAGLASETLHRKQLSPGR; translated from the coding sequence ATGCACTTGGCCCAGTCCGATCTTCGCTCCCTCACCGTGTTTCGTGCCGTGGTAGAGCATAAAAGTTTTCTCGGCGCGCAAATCACCCTCGGCCTTAGCCAGTCCGCAGTCAGCTTTCATATCAAGGCGCTGGAGGACAGGCTTGGGTATAAGCTCTGTCGGCGCGGGCGAGGCGGCTTTGAACTGACGGACCGGGGCGCGATCGTCTACGAACAGTCGAAATCTTTGTTCCTGGCGCTCAACGCCTTCGAAAGCGAAATAGGCACGTTGAAAAACCGGATCACCGGGACATTGAGACTTGGCCTGGTGGACAACACGATTACCGATGCGGATCTGCCCATTCATCGCATCATCGCCCGGATCAGCGAAAGGGCTCCAGAGGCACGGCTGGAACTGGTCATCGATTCTCCAGATGCGCTACTGTCCGAAATCGCCAATGGTGGTCTCGATATCGCCATCCTTCCGGAAACTGAGCCGTATCAGAGCCTCAAACTGTCACGCCTACGGGACGAGATCCACTCCCTCTATTGCGCCAAGGGCCATCCTCTTTTCACGGCAGACGAAGCGGACATTTCCGTGCAGCGTGTGGAAGGCTTCGATTTCGTTGTCAGGCCCTATGCCAATATGCGCGAATTGCAGTATTTCCCACGAGCGCGCGCCAAGGCATCGGCGTCGAACATGGAAGCCCAGGCAATGTTCGTCATGTCAGGCCGATATCTCGGCTACTTGCCCGATCATTACGCGGCCGATTGGGTACAGAAGGGCATCTTTCGGGCTCTTCTTCCGAAAGAAGCCAGGATCAATTCACCCTTCATCATCGCCACTCGTCTGGGAGAGAAGCCATCAACCATTCTCGACTTCTTCATTCGAGAACTCGCCGGTCTTGCTTCAGAAACACTTCATCGGAAACAGCTGTCTCCCGGCAGATGA